One window from the genome of Gemmatimonadaceae bacterium encodes:
- a CDS encoding serine/threonine-protein kinase, which yields MTNRHQGKARRKLEVTDLDLVRSGLDDEYEILEELGRGGMGIVYRARERQLEREVAIKVLPFTLAFDRELVERFLREARTAAALEHTNIVPIYRVGRRGDVIFFVMKLLRGQSVSDRLRARGRISAADARQIIIETAAALGYAHRRGVVHRDVKPDNLRHDEDGRVVVTDFGIARSAGATRLTTTGMSVGTPKYMSPEQARAKDVDGRSDIYSLGIVGYECITGNPPFDAGDALGTLMKHIQAPLPVPTLDTADDRALFTVIERMLAKHPEDRYRDADELIAALGGREISVGTGEHRRWVPTPAPLSVADPTARTAPMSRIEGFDGAQSHSTPALDAAFDASVQMLKRHRPKLRELLASMRGGIRGMRPVFAAMRRAASGLQPTARAAARLLGRYGRRVSEWARRILTSRGSTVSIASAFIIAVAVLTFSAFRMTAGAPRSQSRCPPGVAMDGRRPFGILVDSVGSAPQGKDVKVSYDVCGLDDGTAFKVRMSVVREGTRHAADRMMASFDDAAVGAGTRRQHSLAVAPLPAGNYRLTVVVTDDKGRKRDRDLPLRIVSQD from the coding sequence ATGACCAATCGACATCAGGGAAAGGCGCGCCGAAAGCTGGAGGTCACCGACCTCGATCTCGTGCGCTCGGGACTCGACGACGAATACGAGATTCTCGAGGAGCTCGGCCGCGGCGGAATGGGGATCGTCTATCGCGCGCGTGAGCGACAGCTCGAGCGCGAGGTCGCGATCAAGGTGCTTCCTTTCACGCTCGCCTTTGACCGCGAACTGGTCGAGCGGTTCCTGCGCGAGGCACGCACGGCAGCGGCGCTCGAGCACACGAACATCGTGCCGATTTATCGCGTTGGCCGCCGTGGCGACGTGATCTTCTTCGTAATGAAGTTGCTGCGGGGCCAATCCGTGTCCGATCGCTTGCGCGCGCGGGGGCGGATTTCGGCGGCGGATGCGCGACAGATCATCATCGAAACGGCGGCGGCCCTTGGGTACGCGCATCGCCGCGGTGTCGTGCATCGCGACGTGAAGCCGGACAACCTGCGCCACGACGAGGATGGCCGCGTCGTCGTGACGGACTTCGGGATCGCGCGGTCCGCGGGGGCGACACGCCTGACGACGACGGGCATGTCCGTCGGTACGCCGAAGTACATGAGCCCCGAGCAGGCGCGGGCGAAGGACGTCGACGGGCGCAGCGATATTTACAGCCTTGGCATCGTGGGTTACGAGTGCATAACGGGCAATCCGCCGTTCGATGCCGGTGACGCGCTCGGCACGCTCATGAAGCACATTCAGGCGCCGCTACCGGTGCCTACTCTCGACACCGCCGACGATCGCGCGCTCTTCACCGTGATCGAGCGGATGCTCGCCAAACATCCCGAGGATCGCTACCGGGACGCCGACGAGTTGATCGCGGCGCTGGGGGGCCGCGAGATCAGTGTCGGAACGGGCGAACATCGGCGATGGGTGCCGACTCCGGCACCGCTGTCCGTTGCCGACCCGACGGCCAGGACGGCACCGATGTCCCGCATCGAGGGCTTCGACGGAGCACAGTCGCACTCGACACCGGCGCTCGACGCGGCGTTCGATGCGAGCGTTCAGATGCTCAAGCGGCACCGACCCAAACTGCGAGAACTGCTAGCGAGCATGCGAGGCGGGATTCGCGGCATGCGTCCCGTGTTCGCTGCGATGCGCCGAGCGGCGTCGGGGCTGCAACCGACAGCGCGTGCTGCCGCAAGACTCCTCGGCCGTTATGGGCGCCGCGTCTCGGAATGGGCGAGACGGATTCTGACGTCTCGCGGTTCGACCGTTTCGATTGCGAGCGCCTTCATTATTGCCGTGGCCGTTCTGACCTTCTCGGCGTTTCGCATGACCGCCGGCGCGCCACGCAGCCAGTCGCGCTGTCCGCCGGGCGTCGCGATGGATGGTAGGCGACCGTTCGGCATACTCGTCGACTCGGTTGGCAGCGCGCCCCAAGGCAAGGACGTGAAGGTGAGCTATGACGTCTGCGGTTTGGACGATGGCACAGCATTCAAGGTGCGGATGTCGGTCGTCCGCGAAGGCACTCGCCATGCCGCGGATCGCATGATGGCGAGCTTCGACGATGCGGCCGTCGGAGCAGGAACGCGGCGTCAGCATTCGCTTGCCGTCGCGCCGCTGCCTGCCGGTAATTACCGCCTAACGGTGGTCGTCACCGACGATAAAGGCCGAAAGCGCGATCGCGATCTGCCACTGCGCATCGTGAGCCAAGATTAA
- a CDS encoding HPP family protein has protein sequence MITPTVPTPAVTGPTRIAPVAPSERRPAARPARARPRLIAGDTAWGAAMSAILVLVAGALALATSQPWLFAALGPSIVVIVTLPGQPTSRFHSVVIGHLSALLCAWLIVVLVGASGSSLGDGNITVARVWASAMAVAMTALLQPTLRANHPPSAATALLVTLGAYHLTWKNSMSMMGGVVVIALMGEWFQRIRLKDEPVRR, from the coding sequence ATGATCACTCCCACCGTTCCCACTCCCGCCGTCACGGGCCCGACCCGCATCGCTCCGGTTGCACCTTCGGAGCGGCGGCCTGCCGCCCGGCCAGCGCGCGCCCGTCCGCGGTTGATCGCCGGCGACACCGCTTGGGGTGCCGCAATGTCGGCGATTCTGGTACTCGTTGCCGGTGCGCTTGCACTCGCGACGTCTCAGCCGTGGCTCTTCGCCGCGCTGGGGCCGAGCATCGTTGTCATCGTGACCTTACCTGGGCAACCAACCTCACGGTTTCATAGCGTTGTCATCGGTCATCTCTCGGCGCTCCTCTGCGCCTGGCTTATTGTGGTTCTCGTTGGCGCGTCGGGCTCCAGCCTGGGAGACGGCAACATCACTGTCGCGCGCGTGTGGGCAAGCGCAATGGCGGTTGCAATGACCGCGTTGCTTCAACCAACGCTCCGGGCAAATCATCCGCCCTCCGCGGCGACCGCGCTGCTCGTCACGCTCGGCGCGTACCACCTCACGTGGAAAAATTCGATGAGCATGATGGGCGGCGTGGTCGTGATCGCGCTCATGGGTGAGTGGTTCCAGCGCATCAGGCTGAAAGACGAGCCGGTGCGGCGATGA
- a CDS encoding FHA domain-containing protein, with protein MSFLVIARERYPLRIGENMLGGRAAGAVNAPALNALPVFAIITVIPGTPASIRAAGSMPVRVEGFILGSEPRQLSHGARIEVRDCRIRYGELSLVESTSSVVGIEVEDEPRPAIPPVLPEPATDDFGARIIDLSKGSVHGVPPSGLHIGRDPVCQVVLPSTSVSRQHALIAPSLHGYIVTDRSTNGVLVNGTKVRGSQQLGQGDVIRIGDHEFRFEILAPVSMPGPTEADRRALATIEILSDGPLKGARFPVERPVIHIGRSAENDVRIADDSVSGAHATLLRRGSVWHLIDLASTNGTFVDGRRIDGEAIIQGAAELRFGGVKVSFRPGRSGDVDGERTEALRRESA; from the coding sequence ATGTCGTTTCTGGTTATCGCGCGGGAGCGCTATCCGCTTCGAATTGGCGAGAACATGCTCGGAGGGCGGGCTGCGGGAGCGGTGAACGCACCCGCGCTCAATGCCTTGCCCGTGTTCGCGATCATCACGGTCATCCCTGGTACGCCGGCCTCGATTCGTGCGGCGGGTTCGATGCCGGTTCGCGTCGAGGGGTTCATTCTCGGGTCGGAGCCGAGGCAACTGTCACATGGAGCCCGCATCGAAGTGCGCGATTGCCGGATTCGTTACGGCGAGTTGTCTCTAGTCGAAAGCACCTCCTCGGTCGTCGGAATCGAAGTCGAAGACGAACCACGGCCAGCCATCCCGCCAGTCCTGCCCGAGCCCGCGACGGATGACTTCGGAGCGAGAATCATCGACCTGAGCAAAGGATCTGTGCACGGCGTGCCGCCGAGTGGATTGCATATCGGTCGCGACCCTGTCTGTCAGGTCGTGCTTCCTTCTACCTCAGTATCACGCCAGCACGCCCTCATTGCTCCCTCATTGCATGGTTACATCGTCACCGACCGGAGCACGAACGGCGTGCTCGTGAATGGGACAAAAGTCCGCGGTTCACAACAGCTTGGTCAGGGTGACGTGATCCGAATTGGAGATCACGAATTTCGATTCGAGATCCTGGCGCCTGTGTCGATGCCGGGGCCGACGGAAGCCGATCGCCGAGCCCTCGCTACGATCGAAATCCTGAGCGATGGTCCTCTGAAAGGCGCGAGATTCCCCGTCGAGCGGCCCGTCATTCACATCGGCCGGAGCGCCGAGAACGACGTTCGCATCGCTGACGACAGCGTCTCGGGGGCGCACGCGACACTGCTGCGCCGGGGCTCAGTCTGGCACCTCATCGATCTTGCCTCGACAAACGGCACCTTCGTCGATGGCAGGCGCATCGATGGCGAAGCGATCATTCAGGGAGCTGCCGAGCTTCGATTTGGCGGTGTGAAGGTGAGCTTCCGTCCCGGACGCTCCGGCGACGTCGACGGCGAGCGAACCGAGGCCCTTCGGCGCGAGTCCGCGTAG
- a CDS encoding signal peptidase II, giving the protein MRRDPIDRLVATAGLVFIADFATKQWAIRGLGTGDQVLGAGWHLTIVRNTHLAGGLDSGGFELPLTAFLTIAVAALVVTVCRQLEAVDPSAPITLGLLLGAGAANLADALLPPHGVVDFIAFTSVRGLTTNFNVADVFFAIAIGLCARTIWRIALTMRGRVFSGNSEQDDRFSGAFPMRERVLLSAGHGLLAMCVFVWLYSMAIAFTPDAGRSAPNSLLCGVGVFAIAFLTSQARMRFADRRFTDRLRSSPNRSVERVVLDSSIPVVGDQQRTRLVPRGDLIPRDDRETPLYRSDKA; this is encoded by the coding sequence GTGCGCAGGGATCCCATCGATCGGCTCGTGGCAACCGCGGGTCTCGTCTTCATCGCCGATTTCGCGACCAAGCAATGGGCGATTCGCGGGCTTGGCACCGGCGACCAAGTGCTCGGCGCGGGCTGGCATCTCACAATAGTCCGTAACACGCATCTGGCCGGTGGACTCGATAGCGGCGGCTTCGAGCTGCCGCTCACCGCGTTCCTCACGATTGCCGTGGCCGCTCTCGTGGTGACGGTCTGCCGGCAACTGGAAGCGGTCGACCCAAGCGCGCCGATTACACTCGGTTTGCTCCTCGGTGCGGGCGCGGCGAATCTCGCCGACGCGCTTCTCCCGCCGCACGGAGTGGTGGACTTCATCGCATTTACGAGCGTGCGCGGCCTAACGACGAATTTCAATGTTGCGGACGTGTTCTTCGCGATCGCGATTGGCCTCTGCGCGCGAACGATTTGGCGCATCGCACTCACCATGCGCGGTCGGGTCTTCTCCGGCAACTCCGAGCAGGACGATCGATTCTCAGGAGCCTTTCCAATGCGCGAACGTGTGCTGCTCTCGGCGGGTCATGGTTTGCTCGCGATGTGCGTCTTCGTGTGGCTGTACTCGATGGCGATTGCCTTCACCCCGGACGCCGGCCGCTCCGCGCCGAACAGCCTGCTCTGCGGCGTCGGCGTGTTCGCGATCGCGTTTCTCACCTCACAGGCGCGGATGCGATTCGCCGACCGTAGGTTCACCGACCGGCTCCGTTCCTCTCCGAATCGTTCGGTCGAGCGCGTCGTCCTCGACAGTTCCATTCCGGTCGTGGGCGATCAGCAACGGACACGACTCGTCCCTCGTGGAGACCTCATTCCGCGTGATGATCGCGAGACGCCGCTGTATCGGTCGGACAAAGCCTAA
- a CDS encoding glycosyltransferase: MRVLLSTIGSRGDVQPLVAPALQLKAVGQDVRLCVPPDFQDWIDNLGMEVTPIGPELRKMTASSHTATSNPLLPERRRQMAEASVATQFETIAAAAKDCDMIVAATALQIAARSVAETMGIPYVFAAYCPTVLPSQHHAPPPLPPVPGQPAAHATDDNRELWARDTQRFNDLFGAVLNTHRASIGLACHQCARAHFHRSALARSRPYLGAVAGRGRRVGLSNGRLGRVP, translated from the coding sequence ATGCGCGTACTGCTGTCGACGATCGGGTCACGTGGCGATGTGCAGCCGTTGGTCGCACCGGCGTTGCAGCTGAAGGCAGTCGGCCAGGATGTTCGCCTTTGCGTGCCGCCCGATTTCCAGGACTGGATCGACAACCTGGGGATGGAAGTCACTCCGATTGGGCCGGAGTTGCGCAAGATGACCGCATCGAGTCACACGGCGACGTCGAATCCGCTCCTGCCTGAGCGCCGGCGCCAAATGGCGGAAGCAAGCGTCGCAACACAATTCGAGACGATTGCCGCTGCCGCGAAGGACTGTGACATGATTGTCGCAGCGACCGCACTACAGATTGCCGCTCGTTCCGTCGCCGAGACGATGGGCATCCCGTATGTCTTCGCCGCGTACTGCCCAACGGTGCTGCCGTCGCAGCATCATGCTCCGCCGCCTTTGCCGCCGGTCCCGGGGCAGCCCGCCGCTCACGCGACGGATGACAATCGCGAGCTCTGGGCGCGCGACACGCAGCGATTCAACGATCTGTTCGGTGCTGTGCTCAACACCCATCGCGCATCGATCGGCCTCGCCTGTCACCAATGTGCGCGCGCACATTTTCACCGATCGGCCCTGGCTCGCAGCCGACCCTACCTTGGGGCCGTGGCCGGAAGGGGCCGACGCGTCGGTCTTTCAAACGGGCGCCTGGGTCGTGTCCCATGA
- a CDS encoding nucleotide disphospho-sugar-binding domain-containing protein yields MSHDRALSSEIEAFLDAGDPPVYFGFGSIRAPKDLSRIMVQVARTLGRRAIVSRGWADLALADKEVDCVAIGVVNQRALFERVAAVVHHGGAGTTTAAALGAAPQVVVPHMYDQHYWARRVEQLGIGVAHASGAPTTDSLSKALEQALESEVAARARSIATAVRIDGAQVAAERLIAAR; encoded by the coding sequence GTGTCCCATGACCGCGCACTCTCGAGTGAGATCGAGGCATTTCTCGACGCCGGAGATCCGCCGGTGTACTTCGGATTCGGCAGCATTCGCGCGCCGAAAGATCTGAGTCGGATAATGGTCCAAGTAGCGCGGACGCTTGGCCGCCGCGCAATCGTTTCACGAGGCTGGGCCGATCTCGCACTGGCGGACAAAGAAGTCGATTGCGTGGCTATCGGCGTAGTGAACCAGCGGGCGCTCTTCGAGCGAGTCGCAGCCGTCGTCCACCATGGCGGCGCGGGAACAACAACGGCCGCCGCGTTAGGCGCCGCACCGCAAGTCGTCGTGCCTCACATGTACGATCAGCACTACTGGGCACGTAGAGTCGAACAGCTCGGCATTGGTGTCGCGCACGCCTCCGGCGCACCGACCACTGATTCCCTGTCGAAGGCGCTCGAGCAAGCGCTCGAATCAGAGGTGGCTGCTCGTGCGCGGTCCATCGCGACCGCGGTACGCATCGACGGCGCACAGGTTGCCGCCGAGCGCTTGATCGCAGCGCGTTAG
- a CDS encoding trypsin-like peptidase domain-containing protein, with protein sequence MIAGAELEPLVSPDSEVLDAYSRAVVGAVDRVGPAVVHLEVAGVPSPARRRGTPSETSGTGSGFFFTPDGFLLTNSHVVHGAREVRANFVDGTTHVAYPVGDDPSTDLAVLKVDYPAPAFAALGDSSQIRQGQLVVAIGNPLGFQATVTAGVVSALGRTMRSQSGRLIDGVIQTDAALNPGNSGGPLVNSRAEVVGVNTAIIAGAQGICFAIPASTAQFVASRLIRDGRVRRSYIGVVGQTIALTRRHAQRFHLAVQGGVLVTDVGSNSPGERAGLRPRDIIIAIGSGVVGSIDDLQRLLTEDLIGRETDLSILRAGTQRMIRVRPAEST encoded by the coding sequence GTGATTGCAGGTGCAGAGCTCGAGCCCCTCGTCTCTCCCGACAGCGAGGTGCTCGACGCCTACTCACGCGCGGTGGTCGGGGCGGTCGATCGAGTCGGGCCCGCCGTGGTCCACCTCGAAGTGGCCGGCGTTCCCTCGCCGGCTCGGCGTCGCGGTACGCCCAGTGAGACGAGCGGTACCGGATCGGGTTTTTTCTTCACGCCCGACGGTTTTCTGCTGACGAACAGTCACGTCGTTCATGGGGCACGCGAGGTCCGCGCCAACTTCGTCGACGGTACCACACACGTTGCGTATCCCGTGGGTGATGATCCGTCGACGGATCTCGCCGTGCTCAAGGTCGACTATCCGGCGCCAGCGTTCGCGGCTCTGGGCGATTCAAGTCAAATTCGGCAAGGTCAGTTGGTGGTAGCGATTGGTAACCCTCTAGGATTTCAGGCTACAGTTACCGCCGGTGTCGTGAGTGCTCTCGGGCGAACGATGCGTTCGCAATCTGGTCGTTTGATCGACGGCGTCATTCAGACGGACGCCGCGCTCAATCCGGGAAATTCCGGCGGGCCGCTCGTCAACTCGCGGGCTGAGGTCGTGGGAGTCAACACCGCGATCATTGCCGGCGCGCAAGGGATTTGCTTCGCGATCCCCGCGAGCACGGCCCAGTTCGTCGCATCGCGGCTCATTCGCGACGGCCGAGTGCGGCGGAGCTACATCGGCGTCGTTGGGCAAACGATCGCGCTGACACGACGACACGCGCAGCGTTTTCATCTGGCCGTGCAAGGTGGCGTGCTCGTTACCGATGTCGGATCAAACAGCCCCGGCGAACGCGCCGGACTCCGACCGCGGGACATCATTATCGCAATCGGTAGCGGCGTGGTCGGAAGTATAGACGACCTGCAGCGTCTGCTCACCGAAGACCTGATCGGACGCGAGACGGATCTCTCGATCCTTCGAGCGGGGACGCAGCGGATGATTCGCGTCCGGCCTGCGGAAAGCACCTAA